The genomic interval AGGACTTGTGTTTTCTCTTCTTGACAGCTTCTTTCTTCtgcgatgacgaagaaggtGCAGGATCAGGCTTCACTCTATCgatcctcgtcttcgtctttttTAGGCTCGTAAGAGGCatatcatcgtcatcgttaCCATCATCTTCAATCTTGGGCCGTTTCGATTGCTTCTTTAACAGGGTTTGCTCTTCATCGCCCATgaactcttcttccgaagatGAAGCCATTTGGGAAGTGCAAGATTGCGCTTTTTGCGACGAACTCTTGAACAAATGTCGATTTCCGAATCGCGAGTTGTTATGCGCCACCGTTTGGCATTGTAATGTTGTAAAATAGTGCCTCGAAtcccattgactgtgagcacaGAGAGGACCGCGGTCCCATCCGTCTTCACGACAACCGCGACGTCGTATATTTTGTCGTACAAAATATACTTATATGCCTAACTGATGATGAGACTTTAAATAAGTAATACCGTAGTGACAAACAATTGTCCTTGGATGCAGCGAAGGTTGATTCGCATGGGACGCCCCTCAAACGATCAGGAGGTTGGTACTTTTTCTAAGCGTTCAACAATGAAAAAAGGCTTTCCTTGTCAGCTAGTCCTGCTAGTTATCGCCATTCTATTGCAAGACTCTGACGGAACAAAGGAGAAGGGCGCTTTCATCTGGGGGTTTTCACGACATGACGCAAGACCAAGATCAAGTTTTTCTAGAGCACAATCGACAACGGTGGAAAGGTGTGCAGCGTCTCCTTTGCACGCTGTTGGACATGCCGTTGAAGGAATTGAATGCACCATGGTCTCTCTTGACTTGCCTCTTATTGGAACAGTGTCGGTTCTGGAAGCAACGGCGGACTCGCAGGAGGAACTTGTCAATCTCGCTTTACGAGAACAGACGAACCTTTCGTCCACAATTTCTTTAGATTCAGGGGATCCCTACGGAGCCGTCCTGTGGCCGGCCTCCCTGTCGGTGTCCACGTATCTCCTACAAAACAATCTACTACGGGATAGATTCGTGCTAGAACTTGGGTCGGGAACGGGTCTGGTGGCGTTGGCGGCAGCCTTGGGAGGAGCAAAAAGTGTACTCGCTACCGACTATGAAGCGGTTCCGCTGAGGCTACTGCGCTACGCTGCTCGGAACCTGAACAAGCTGCCCATGGAAATTGACTATGAAATACTTGACATTTGCAATGATCAAATACCCTTACCGTACGCCCATATTGTCGTTGCTGCGGATATAATGTACGAACCCGAGACGGGGCGAGCAATGGCTCGCCGTGCCGTCGAGGCGTTGAGAGCCGGGAGCCGCGTAGTAGTGGGGGATTCTCCGGGAAGAGCAGGGAGACCAGCATTTCTAGACGAACTTAAACGACTGGGAGTCAATGCGACCTTTGTTGACACAATTGGGTCGACTTTAACGGGTGCTCGTCATGAATTGATCTGTGGGAAAACTTCCAAAACTGTCAGCAAAGATCCTGAAGAGTTGGTAGTAGCGATTTTAGATCTAGATCCAACGATTCATAAGCTTCCATAAATTTTTTACGGCTTGTCTACAATTGATCTTGAATGCTTTCTGTCGTGGAGGAAGTCAACGGATCCAAGCCGTTAACTGAATCAACGACGGTATCAGTAGTGAGAGGCGCCACTATTCAAGCCCTGTTTCTTGCGTTCGAATTACCCCCCACCGTATGCAACCGAAAGATGTGGGCTCTTGACTGACTGACGAAATGTATAGAATGAGGACTCCTCTCCAACAAAATCTGAAGATTCTGCGTACTCCTATCACAGTCCTTGCTCCGAATTGTCGACCTCTTTCGGTACTGTTACACGATCAACTTTGGATatattttgttttcgttgcgCGTGTACTTTTGTGGTCGGTTTTTGGTTCTCCATGTGCGTTTTGGCTGATTTTTTAACAACTGCTTTCCCCAATATTTTGGATTTCACCATCGCCACGTGCCCAACGGTTCGAAAAACATTCACTGCAGTCTCGCTGGTATTTCGAACCACTTGTCCTGCTGCTGCTCCGTACCGATGCTCGACCACACCCGCTGTAGCGTCCACAGTGGCTTGAGCAACTGCGTTTGAGGATTCCAGGACGGCTTCGCCGACAATGACTACGGCGCCCAAGCCAGCGAGGCCGACCTTTCCCGCCGCGGCTAACGCGTGCCTTCTAGAATCGTCTGGAACCACTGCGTGTCCTACTTGATGCCTGTAAAACTGCGTTGCCGCCATTTGAATAGCGCGACACGAAGCGTCTTGTACTTCGGATGTGGTGCGTTGCGTACATTCCCGCGCTTGCCGAGTGACTCGACGGGCGGCACCCGTATAAGTGAGTGCCGCTGCCGTGGACCTCGGATCGTATTCCGTATTTGTCCCGGCTTCTCGCAGCACTGGATCTATACAGCTTTGGACGACGTCGCCCATGGCGTCAATACCGGTCGTTACAAGAGTCGTGGAGTGCGTCAAGCCCAACTTGATCACGTGCGCTCCGGTTTCGATACAATTAGCGGTCGTTTCTGCCGTAGCATCTATCCACGCCTGACAAATAAGCGCTTGTTCCTGCAGTCGCTCCAATTCGTGCAGACACAAAGCTCGAAGCTCCCATAAGAGAGTTGTTTCACTGTGGTATATTTCCTCTGTAGGGCAATGCTTAGAGAGGGTCGCGTCTTTCTCGGGTGCAACACAACATTCCCGTTGCGTCAGAAAAGCCAAGGTTTCCGCTAACCGGAATTCCTCTCGTTGCCAACCAGCCTCTGTTGGTGATCGTACAGTTACGAGAAATCGGAGACACGCCAACGAAGCGACACATTCCGTAGCCTGGTTTCCGTTCCGTGTTCGTGTCGCTCTCTTGTCAAAGTGCTGTTGTACCAGGTAGTGGGCCACGGTAGCGAGTGCGTTGCTGGAATCGAGCCATGGCGTAGTAGTAGAAGTAGTACTAGTGGGTACAGTGTCCGACTCGAAGGGATCATCGTGGTCTGGAATTTGCAAGGCCACCACGGCGAGACTTCGCAACACTTGGTCGGGGACATCGACCGAGTAAACGGAATGCAAGAGTTGCAAGACTGTGGCGTCGTTCCCCACTAAAACAGCGAGGCGGTCTTCTAGTTCATCCCAAGAAACGACTCGGTTCCAGTGAAAATTGTACAAAGGCGTCTTCCACTTCCTCTCTGAACATACGTGAGCTTCACTGGGAAACGTTTGGATCGACAAGGATTCGGTATTCCAAACCACAGACGGTGTGTCGTTATGTGTTGTTGCGGGTGCACCCGTTTGGGACAACGCCGGATTCGACAGGGATCGTTGCCAatcaccgtcgtcgtcatcgtcgcaCACACTAATCGTCTCACTCGGTTCGACCCGTTTTTGCGGCGCCCCATGAACGGACTCCTCGCCTACTGTGTCGAATGGTTCGCGCGAAGGCACGCTCATCGGACGCATCGGTATATGGGATGACTTCGGAAAAGGTCTCGGCCGATGGAACCATAGTTCGTGTACGTGTACGTGGATGGGCTTGTGCGGAtgtggatggatggatgga from Phaeodactylum tricornutum CCAP 1055/1 chromosome 11, complete sequence carries:
- a CDS encoding predicted protein; this translates as MASSSEEEFMGDEEQTLLKKQSKRPKIEDDGNDDDDMPLTSLKKTKTRIDRVKPDPAPSSSSQKKEAVKKRKHKSLSQREDAKKPSVKKVKTEPNSSKPRELKKLDKTE
- a CDS encoding predicted protein, coding for MGRPSNDQEVGTFSKRSTMKKGFPCQLVLLVIAILLQDSDGTKEKGAFIWGFSRHDARPRSSFSRAQSTTVERCAASPLHAVGHAVEGIECTMVSLDLPLIGTVSVLEATADSQEELVNLALREQTNLSSTISLDSGDPYGAVLWPASLSVSTYLLQNNLLRDRFVLELGSGTGLVALAAALGGAKSVLATDYEAVPLRLLRYAARNLNKLPMEIDYEILDICNDQIPLPYAHIVVAADIMYEPETGRAMARRAVEALRAGSRVVVGDSPGRAGRPAFLDELKRLGVNATFVDTIGSTLTGARHELICGKTSKTVSKDPEELVVAILDLDPTIHKLP
- a CDS encoding predicted protein produces the protein MYVSIHPSIHPHPHKPIHVHVHELWFHRPRPFPKSSHIPMRPMSVPSREPFDTVGEESVHGAPQKRVEPSETISVCDDDDDGDWQRSLSNPALSQTGAPATTHNDTPSVVWNTESLSIQTFPSEAHVCSERKWKTPLYNFHWNRVVSWDELEDRLAVLVGNDATVLQLLHSVYSVDVPDQVLRSLAVVALQIPDHDDPFESDTVPTSTTSTTTPWLDSSNALATVAHYLVQQHFDKRATRTRNGNQATECVASLACLRFLVTVRSPTEAGWQREEFRLAETLAFLTQRECCVAPEKDATLSKHCPTEEIYHSETTLLWELRALCLHELERLQEQALICQAWIDATAETTANCIETGAHVIKLGLTHSTTLVTTGIDAMGDVVQSCIDPVLREAGTNTEYDPRSTAAALTYTGAARRVTRQARECTQRTTSEVQDASCRAIQMAATQFYRHQVGHAVVPDDSRRHALAAAGKVGLAGLGAVVIVGEAVLESSNAVAQATVDATAGVVEHRYGAAAGQVVRNTSETAVNVFRTVGHVAMVKSKILGKAVVKKSAKTHMENQKPTTKVHAQRKQNISKVDRVTVPKEVDNSEQGL